The nucleotide sequence AATACATCTGACTGCAACTGCACCTCAACCGTGTGCTGACAGATTATTCCTAGAATAATTGTTAAACTGAAAAGTTGCAACCACCTGACTGAAATAGTATAACAAATAATTTAGAGACAATTCAGACAGAAAAGTATTTCTTAAAACATTGTGTTCACCATCAGTGTGATACTCAAACATGATTAAAACCAGGGCAACAAATAGATTTGGCCCAACCAAGTGAAATTTCTTACTCTTGTCCTCTGAGATATCTTACTAGAGACAGGGGTGCTGCAAGGAGCTCTACGCTCCAAGATCTGATATTAAATCACCCAACATATTACATCACACCTGGCATAACGGCTCCCTGTTTCAAGACAGAACAAGAGTTTCTGTAACGCCTGCAGGTGACCCACTGTGCCTCATCTCATCTGGCTTTTAAAGAGCTCATcctcattttttctttattgttgcATAATTTGGCTTTAAGCTATATCGAGATGGCCCATCAtccatctatatatatatattatatatattatattttactcACCACGCTAGGTGCCAAAAACACTGTGATATTCTTGCATTCTGTCAAGTCGACCTGTGATGAGATACAAGGCAGCATGTAAATTGGCAATAATAAACAATTCAGATTTAAATATGGATACAataatctcattaaaaaaacactctttAGTATTCacataaaacactgacaggaTTTACTCCTTGACACTGTTAAATTAATGGTTGCAAAGGTTCCTGCTGAAGGGAGGAAAACCATGCTGACTGATTCATTCATGTTATCTTTACCTTCCACTGaaatttatttcctttttatttcctgCACACAAGGAGTGGGGATATTTCCACTCAAACTATGATTTTGTTGCAATAATATCCTGTTGCAAGAACAAATGCAGTAATACTGTCAaaattaatgtttacatttcatGGTGGTGCAGCTTGCATCAAAGCCTCCTAACTGATAACTCAGCGGTCAAATTTGAACAGGAGTGTTACTAATGCCATAGCACAAGTGACAAATGTCAAACCTTCCAGAGATCTTCTCGTCGGTACGACACTTTTCCGTGGTGGCCTGCTCTCCACGCATGAAAGTGGGCCATTCGAACAAGCCAGGGGTTGAGCTCATATCCAACAGCAGGAGTGAAACCCTGCCGATGGGCCTCCAAGACCTTAATGGTTAAAAATGACCACgatcaaaatacatttctcaCCAGTGTAAGAAAAAGTCATCACAAATAGCTTGCCTGTACTTACAATACGGCCGTCACCAGATCCCAAATCCACAAGGTTTCCCTTTCGACCTCTCAGTAATGTCATTACATTATTTACTTGGGCTTTGCTAGCAGGGATGTATGGGACCTGGAAGATATATTACAGCCCTGATTCTCAAGCCTTTCAGAGGTATGAGTTGCCCAAGCAGCTGCATCAATAGTTATTCAAAGTATTATAAATGTGTAGATCATACCTGTAGCCTCAAGGGGACTTTTCTGAAGCCTGGTTGGAGGATTCCCACCCACATAGCATATACAGCAAGCCCTGTGCCAGCAGCTATCTGAGCCACATCCCAACCTCCAAGTTGCCTGGTCTTGAGCTCAGCAAAGGCCTCGTTTGGTGCATCGTCATCCATTTCTGCATGACATGGATGTAATATAGGATCTGAGTAAATGTAAATTCTAGAGAAAATTCTAGACAGCAGTGGTTTAGCtattgctgtaaaaaaaatcttcttatTGCTGTATGCAATACATGTGAGACATATCAATAATCTCTACATGCACACACGTAATGTATATGCTCAAAAATGTGGTGCCCCAGTGCGGTGGTTGCAGAATAGCACATCATTGATTATTACCACCTGTATGTCCCTTGTTATTTCAGCTGAGGGTCTGGATGGAGTTTGTGGTGATAGTCAGTCTTACAACatggtgttttttctttgacaATCCTCTTTTCCTTCTACACAAAAGCCAGAGAGGTTTACAGACACTGGCGATGTACTAATCAGCGAATCAGCTGATGTGCTGGTGTCTTCTTTTtgacaaatgacaacaaatAGCTCACAACTGGAGACTCTACTGCTTTAGAGAAAGTGCTAATGTGTGTTGGGAGCAGCATTGAAGAACATTTCGTCCCATATGTATAGTACAGTAACATCCGGTGGTCAAAATATATAAAGCTTTAGAGTTTAAAGAGTAAATTAACCTTCACGGTATTGAAATGATATGAGGGTGAAGTTTATTACGTTGTAATTAAGTTATCTGGCTAAGTATCGACACATTCCGTTATTAGCAAACATCTTTAAGGCCTATAATCCCATATACAAACAACACAGCAGGAGTGTGCATATTAAAGTAATAGATAATATCTCATTGACCTGCAGGAGAGCGGGCGGACACATTACCACATCGGACCAGTCCGTCTTCGGAAATATTCCGTCCATCCGGGAGCGTACGTACGTTAGTTCCGGGAATGTGACGCATAGGGTGAAATTCCCGAAATTCCAGCTAACACCTGACATTTTCAGCAGTGATTGTCAACTGGGTTGGTGTGAGTTATAGAGAGGCACTTCTGGAACTTAGGTGTTTTCCTCAATAAAACTTCAGCAGGgtggatacaaacacaaaaggccTGAACTCTGACTTTCTAGCCACAAGGGATCACTACTATTTGCTTCCTGCTACTTTTATGGGCTCAGTTAGCAAGTTTTTTACTGTGCTGTCAGGTCtcttttttccttgttttgccTTCCTTCATCCCAGTTAGATTCAAAGCTAAATCAAcccttttcagttttttgttcctcaggtaaaataaaatagttgttACAAATGAGcacaatattttatttgaaactgaacataaatgtacattaaattatatttatcatcattttccattattttctgtaaaaaaaaaaaatgatgtatcAATTTTCTCGCATaatgttttgtaaatatttagtatCAAAACAACATATACAAGACAAAGCCCCACTTGAACAGAGGAAAAGGAATGTCTATATCCGAGTGGCATCTGAACACCTGGAAGAAGAACTGTCCCTGTCAGTCGCTGTCAGCATCATCACTGATGATTCCCTGCAGGTTAGACCAGTCTGTTGCTCTTCTGCGCCCTCTGTTTGTATTTTCCTGATCACTATCAGAGCCGGAGTTCAAAGAGCGCTGATATGCGGAGGATGGAGGGTCTTCTTGTTTCTGCCATGCTGAGGCTCCTCGCCGTTTAGGACGacctgaaaaaataatttattaatattttcatatttcgcaataatacaaataatatcaGTGACTTAATCACTTCGAAATTACAAAATCATAGATTATATGATTGCAACAATGACATGACTATACACTTTGCACTTCCCCATCCAACCAGGCTATAAGCCACACCTATAGCTATCATTACTCATGTGCTATGTACACAATGTTAACGCTTTGGACAGTTACCCACTTGGGATACCAGTGAACTTCTAAAATTCTTCATCTGACCCAAAGATAATGTCACAAATGCTTGAttgaaaagccttttttttaacatttcttacTATGTTTACATGTACTCTGCATAAGTATCACCACAAAATGAGTATTTTTCTTTATACAACAGTTAGATTCAACCAAGTAATTTGACTGGACAAGAGGCATACCACGAGTACTGAGTGCTAGAGTACAATAGCACTGGGACTTTTAACTATAATTACATTAGTGGTCGTTATCTATCTTACATTGCAACAAACTTTGCACCACAAAGATTTCCACAAATAGAATTAAATTATCAATGATCGTCATAAAAAGAtgaagggaaggaaagaagcCTGGATACTTTGCTGCAAACCTCTAGGTGTGCTCATATGATATCTAACACTCACATCATATGAAGCTAATGCTGTAAGGCAAACAACATGGACTTTGAACTGCTTCCAGATTTGGGTAAGtctcaaaaatataaacatcgACATTCAGTCCGTTAAGAAGACTGAGCTGAATACAGTGTTGAGCCAGTTTTATGGATCCATTTGGACAACTAAAGGGAAGCTCCAGAGCATCAGCAGCTACCTTGGGCTTCAAGCTGGTTTAAATGGTCATATCAACTGTGGTTAGTTAGCCGTTTATGGAATTTAATGCAGGACCCAGAATTCATATCAGCTAATAATGTTTTCAGAGGTGTTATAAAAGAGATTAGAAGGGCAgggaaagacaaaacaacacaccacCCCCTGATTTCACCTGAAGACCAGCACATCTTAAAATATTCTGCAACACTAAGTCCAGACAAAATGTTTACTGAACAAGGTCTGGTTCGATATTCAGTTACACTTTGGATACAGGGGCAAAGAGGGGAATCGGGATCTCAAACCTGACTCATTCATTCTAAAATGTGATGAGAATGGAGTAAAGTATTTCACCATGACATTCAACGAAGAAACAAAAAACCACAAAGACCCACTGGAGAGTGATAGAGAAGATCGGAGGGGCGCTGTGTTTGAGGAGCGAGGAAACCCCCTCTGCCTGGTGCCTTGGTCTTACACCAACCACAGCCTGAGAGCCACCATCATACAGAAACTGTCTGATGCAGTACTTGAGGCGAGGGAGATCATGGCAGTGAGACGCTACGATGTGAATTGTGATTTATAATGAGTCGcggaacataaaaaaaaaaaaattatcagtAAACAAAAAACTTGGAGACCATCCACGGAGAGCAGGAAATGATGGAGCAACGTACTATCTGATCAAGCTGTTGACTCATCGGAATCACACATGCCAACAAAGTGACTGTCAACACACTGGCTGGTTGCCCAATAAATGGAAACAGACTGATAAATGTACATGATGCGGCTGTGATTATCTTCGACACTCAGCCTGCAGCCTCGTACCTACAACTGAATCACAGCTGTGCTGATATTCAGTACAACAGCACTCCCTCACGTGTGATATTACTTAAATAACCTTTAGTGACCAAGAAAGCCTGACGCATTTCAACAATGCAAGCAGCATGAGTAAACATTTATAGCATCTATCGGCCTTACAACAGTAACAAAAGGCTATTGCCTGTATTTGGAATAATTCTTGTGTGAATTCTAAGGTGTTGTAGTTTTGAATGAACTTATTTGCTTTTCTGGTGTTCATATTGAGTTGTGTGTAAAATCAAATTGTCTTTCCTGTTCAAACTACAATGAAACCTAATTACAGATTAAAgccacaaaaatgtaatttccacAAATTCTGGTATGTATCATGTTCATTATAGagcatatttatatttatttatatccaCTGGTACTTGTGTTGTTACAGGTTTTTGAATCATGTATTTTTGAAccacagaaatgtatttcaaagcAAGTGTGTTTCCAATGAGAAACTGCATGCTGCTACCCAATTTTGCACAGATTTTTGCTTGGAGGGAACCAACAgcaaaactgtttgttttttccttctatGGTTCATGGATTATTATGAGAAACTCTGCTTGGCATATACATTAATACTTAATTACCGCCTTCCTCCATAAAACTGGAAAACATAGCTATGGGTGCAAAAAACTGCCAGATAGTTACCTTGTGTGGCAATGATGTTGCTGACATCAAGCTCAGCCAGTTCCCGAGCTTCTTCTCTCTTCATTctgattttt is from Thunnus maccoyii chromosome 18, fThuMac1.1, whole genome shotgun sequence and encodes:
- the antkmt gene encoding adenine nucleotide translocase lysine N-methyltransferase isoform X2, translating into MDDDAPNEAFAELKTRQLGGWDVAQIAAGTGLAVYAMWVGILQPGFRKVPLRLQVPYIPASKAQVNNVMTLLRGRKGNLVDLGSGDGRIVLEAHRQGFTPAVGYELNPWLVRMAHFHAWRAGHHGKVSYRREDLWKVDLTECKNITVFLAPSVLSLLQEKLQAELPDDALVVAGRFPLPDWTPCRIEGHGVDRAWAYSMQAQRQHTRKENDKEKESTLKLP
- the antkmt gene encoding adenine nucleotide translocase lysine N-methyltransferase isoform X1, producing the protein MRHIPGTNVRTLPDGRNISEDGLVRCGNVSARSPAEMDDDAPNEAFAELKTRQLGGWDVAQIAAGTGLAVYAMWVGILQPGFRKVPLRLQVPYIPASKAQVNNVMTLLRGRKGNLVDLGSGDGRIVLEAHRQGFTPAVGYELNPWLVRMAHFHAWRAGHHGKVSYRREDLWKVDLTECKNITVFLAPSVLSLLQEKLQAELPDDALVVAGRFPLPDWTPCRIEGHGVDRAWAYSMQAQRQHTRKENDKEKESTLKLP